DNA from Malus sylvestris chromosome 11, drMalSylv7.2, whole genome shotgun sequence:
gagtgtatctgtaaaaaatcatcaaaatcggagcttaaataaccgttaaattgtgatttttcgttataaccgtcgaaaacttttgttccgttacgtaatctatgaatgtttgttttttacgattttttatgtatgcgatcttggaatgtgtacaaataagtttgacggttggatcattgaaaaaagtttcgtagaatgcatattgcgtcaaaacagtagattaaacaaacacttagagttaatattatacttctattaagtataaaataagtttttgtggtatccactagtgtaaatactttaaattaaagatcaaatttattcattacattcttatagggtcgaggagtgtatctgtaaaaaatcatcaaaatcggagcttaaataaccgttaaattgtgatttttcgtttataaccatcgaaaacttttgttccgttacgtaatctctgaatgtttgttttttacaattttttatgtatgcgatctcgaaatgtgtacaaataagtttgatggttggatcgttgaaaaaaagttttgaagaatgcatattgcgtgaaaacaatagattaaacaaacacttaaagttaatattatacttctattaagtataaaataagtttttgtggtatctattagtgtaaatactttaaattaaagatcaaatttattcattacattcttatagggtcgatgagtgtatctgtaaaaaaatcatcaaaatcggagctaaaataatcgttaaattgtgatttttcgtttataaccgtcgataacttttgttccgttacataatatttgaatgtttgtttttttacaattttttacgtatgcaatcttggaatgtgtacaaataagtttgacggttggatcgttgaaaaaagcttGTTATTAcgtgtgtttatatattttttctatatttttttacacttctacattaattaaaaaactattaaagactttagataaacgaaaatatacttaaaacaaaattgcgtttttatgttttggatgtgataatatagaatgtatatacttatttagtattatgtttttcatttgattatttattggtttaaaatatattttccttaacgggtaacgggtcgagtcatattacctgttaatattattgggtcgatttcgggtcaggtcattttacccgtttattttaacgggtgttacacgacacaacccgttaagatatcgagtatgacacgaaaacgacacgaacacgaaaaacacgacacgaatgccaggtctacccTGAAACACTTCCATAGTTGCAGCAGAGAGGCCAGAACGCTACGACTCGTTTTCTCACATTTCCCAGCCGTTTCTTAGCAACCAAACACCGCTCTGGGTTTACAATTCGCTGCTCCAAGTGGGACGTCTCGGAAGTTTTCAGGTACATTTCTCTTCGCAACCCTTTCGCTTTCCTTACCATCTGTTTGGTAACCGAGAATAACTCAGAAATAATTAGCTAAATATTCAAGTTTTGCCCCATCTGTTGTTCATCTCTggataaaaattaattatttttttgcccaAAAGATTGcattgattattttatttttgggacaAAGTATGAGTTTCTAACTAATCATGGAGCTAAGTCATAAAATTTGTCAAGTTAATTATGGTTTTGTAGCAGTAAATACAATCTGTGAACCCTAGATTTTCCCAATTCTTGTATGTTCATTGTGAAGAATTGATTGATTCGATCACTAAGAACGCGTAAATTAATTGTTTACATTCTCTATGAAATTTGTAGTTTAAATGCCTTTAAGCTACCACATTTGCAAAACTGATGTAAATATGACtcccttattttttttgtagttgTGAAAAAGGAATCAGGTACGAATGAGTGAAGTAGGAGTTAAAGATAGGATCAGTGGGTTACCGGATTCCGTTCTTTGTCACatcctttccttccttcccaCAAAATACGCGTTGCGTTGCAGCGTTCTGTCTACTAGATGGAACAACATATGGGCTTCTGTTCCCAATCTagactttgaaaacaaaaatagtTCCGACTCTGCTGGTTTTATGACTTTTGTTGAGCGTGTACTTTTCATGCGTGACTCATTAGACATTCAGAGATTTCGTCTTCATTGTTCCTCTGTTGGGGATTTCACCCGTATTTATAGTTGGGTTCGCACTGCCATTGTGCGTAATGTTGTTGAACTTGATCTTGGCGTATGTAAAAATGGCCAGACTTTGGAGTTGCCCAAAAGCCTTTTCATGTGCAAAACACTGGTGGTCTTCAAGGTGAAGTCAAATTGTATTACCTACAAACCTCCCACATCTGGGTGTTTCCCAAGTCTCAAATTCCTCCATGTTATATTTGAACGTCCGGATAGTGAATCAATGGAAAAGATTTTTACTTGTTGCCCTGTACTTGAAGATTTGACTATAGATGTAAGATATGCATGCACTCAAGGTTGGAAGCTCAAGATCTCTGCTCCTGAACTAAAGACATTGAAAATAGCCCTTCACTTCTCAAACGCTAATAGTTACTGTGAGACTTTTGTTAATGCCCCGAAGCTGGAAAACCTTGACCTTAAGCAGGATATTCTGTCCGGTTATTATTGGGAGAATATAAAATCCCTCGTCAAAGCAAGTGTTAATCTCTATAGCCATGGTGCTTGGCACTATGGCACCTTTATCAGTAATGCAACAGCACTTCTAGCGGGAATTTCCAATGTTAAATATCTATCTCTTTCAGCTCATTCTTTGAATGTAAGTTTGACCTAGCTTCATCTTTTATACACTGTTCGGTAGAGAGGATTATAGGAAAGAAGGGGTGGTTCAAGGAGGGGAAATAAAGATATTTGTTCCCTTCGTTTGCGAAGATCTTTACTATTTTTTTGTACCAAGTAGTGTTTATAACCGAGAGCGTATTTATGTTTCGGAAATTTATGATTTGAAGTAATATGCAGGCTTGTTGTCTGCCTACTTTTGATAATTTGAGCGAGTTGAAACTGGTTCTTCATGACTGCTATCACTGGGAATTGCTTACAGACTTGCTTAGTAGGTCACCAAATCTGCAGTCTCTCATCGTAGAACATAAAAAAGTAAGATTTATTTTCATTCATGCTAAGTCATGTCAACTTGCAGGCTTTACTATTTACATTTTGTTCATTTCTTGTCAGGACGAGGTGTGTGCTGCAGATTACACAATTCAATACTACTTAACAAATGTCTTATACTCAGAGCAACGATGGAGTACACCAAAGTCTCTGCCTATTTGTTTGATATCACACCTCAAGACTATCACTATAAGAGGATTCAAGGGATACCCGCATGAGAAGAAAGCAGCAATGTTTTTGTTCGAGAACGGGAAAGTTTTGGATAAGATGACCATTGATACTGGTTTATGCAAGGACTTTTCACCTTCTCAGAGCGTTTCAAGGGCTTGTCAATTTGAATTAATGTGACATGCAAAGTTGATAACTAAAACAACATCGATCTTTATTGATCTTAAGATGGAATCTATTTGCAGACGTTTTGTTTTGCATCCTACACAGTTCTTATCGAATTTATTTAGCTTCTTCCGCGTTGTCAGAGGAGCTGAACTTTCACAGCCATAACTTGATGAGACTGGAAGTGGCTTTTTTCATGACTGCTGTTTGTGTAAATGTAATTGTGTATGTTTCTGCTTTCAAccattatgtgttgtgatgatTGGTTCATCTTTTTCTCCAGCCCAAGCTCTATtatcttctctttctttctccctccctctctcgtTCTCCAGTCTCAAATCTATCCTTTTTTTAGCAGATTAGaatcttttcttctttgttttgtgtcttCAATCTAGTTAATAGTATTATGCTTTCTCAGATTTGTTTAATTGATTGTATAATTTAAGTCTGAATTTAAATTAGGTTTACTATTTGCTGCGATTTTCTCAATTAGCCTTAGGACTGTGGAGTCTAGTTTTTGTTGTGATTTATCCCCTGTTATCAGCAACCTGGCTTTTTGTTGCTGTGTGGGTTTTATGATTTCTCGCCTTTATGATAAGTTTGTGgaatgaaattttgaatttggaaaaaAGGGAAGAACAAATTGGTGGTTGTTGGATTGGCTTGCTGCTTGTCGGTTTATAATTTCCAACCAGTTTTTTCCCAAATGTTGGATTGGCTTGGCCATTTGTAATCATTCAACTAAATAATATCAACGTTAATCTTCATGAACAAAAAATAACAACAATTCGAAAAACTTCTTATCCGGTACGGTAGCAACATTATTAAATAGTCAGTCTTTAGTTTGGTACTGCATCAAACGATCGATTAATTTAGTCAATACGATCTGATAACAGTTTATCTTATCTGATACGATCTGATAACAGTTTATCTTATCTGATGATAAATTAATTTAGTCAAGATATGACAAAAAAGATGACACTACAGTTGTAAAACATGACAAGGTCACGCAGCAATTGCTTACAAGTCTCACAACACATAAGCTTAAAAAGGACCAAAACTCTTCTTTTTGTCAgactcaaattttataaatattcCCTGGGGAGCATGGACTGTTCAAGCCTCAAATCGAAGTTCCTACTTGCAGCAAAGACAGCAAATGCTTGCTGATTCAGGTACACTTTTCTTCACAGCCCTTTTACTTCCTTTACCATTtgtttggttactgagaaaATTGAGAAATGTCGactgaaaaaaggaaaaaaagaatttaGAAATGgttaataaaaaattcaaacttttccCTTTTAGGTTGTTTATCTGTGAAGAAAATGCAGTCTTTCTATTCAGTTGCTCACTCTAAATAGAACTAAATACAATAACTTTCACCAAAggtttttcattgttttctttcttcatgGGGCTGTTTGTTTCCTGAGAAAATAACTTCCCCAGAAAGTAGAATTTCATGATGTTTGTTTCCTTAGAACAACTTATCTCTAGAAAATAGAATGGCATACCACCTGTGAAGATAATGAGAAGAATTTTTCATACATTAAGAGTTCATTTTATTTACTTTCATATTTCCATCACAATTTACAGAGACAAAAATGGGTTCTCAGACAAAATCTCTCATGCTAAACAAGGAGCCAATGCTGCAATCGATAGTTAAAGATAGGATCAGTCAATTGCCGGAGCCAGTCCTTTGTCGCATGCTTTCCTTAATTCCAACAAAATATGCTGTGAGGACCAGTGTTCTGTCTAAAAGATGGAAGAACGTGTGGGCTTTTGTTCCCAATATAGACTTAGATGACGAGAATGAGCATTTTTATAGGAGAAACAGAGACACAAATGACTATGTGCGTTTCTCTATGTTTGTAGATCGAGTACTTTTCTTACATGAAATGGACATTCATAAGTTCCGACTTCATTGTTCAAATGTTGAGGATTTCACTCCTATTGAAGGTTGGATTCGCTCTGCCATTGGTCGTAATGCTGTTGAATTTGATCTTCTTGTTAAATCTTTCAccaatcaaaattttaagttgCCCCAAAGTATTTTCATGTACAAAAAACTGGTGGTTTTGAAGGTGAATTCAAATTGTCTTAGCTATGTTCCACCTAAGTCAGGATGTTTCCGAAGCCTCAAGTTCCTCCATGTTACCTTCTGTTTTCTTGATAATGAGTCAGCGGGAAATCTTTTTTCTTGCTGCCCTGTACTTGAAGATTTGACGATACATGGAGATGTTGGACCTCgtgttttgaattttaaaatctcTGCACCCGAGTTGAAGAAGTTAAGAATAAGATTAATAGATGTGGCACTTATCGGTGTTGTCAACAATTTCTCTGTTAGTGCTCCGAAGCTTGAAACACTTGATGTGACCGAGGATGTTCTGTCAAACTATAATTTGGAGAGTTCAAAGTCCCTTGTCAAAGCCAGTGTTAATCTCTATCACCGTGTTGCATGTTTACACCGCGAATTCTCTAACCTTTCAGCTAAGTTGCTGGCAGGAATTTCCAAGGTTAAATGTCTGTACCTTTCAGCTCATTCATTGAAGGTAAGCAAGTGCTAACTTGTTCCTTTGATAATGTTTGGTAGAGAGTACTCTATTATCCATTATTTCACTCTATGCACCAGTCTTATTAGTCTTTAGTTCTTTGTACCAGACATAGTCCGTAAGATATAACTGAAAGCatgtttttttcggtttggaaACTTATGATTTGAAGTAGTGTTATGCATGAGCAATGCTAATTTTATGCACAAGTTTACGTTTAATACTTTGTCTTTCACAAAGGTTTGTTGTCTGCCTGCTTTTGATAATTTGAGCGAGCTGAAGTTAGTTCTTCATAATTGCTACAACTGGGAATTGCTAACCGAGCTGCTCAAAAGATCTCCTAAACTGGAACATCTTGTCCTAGAATATGAAGGAGTAAGATGTGTATTTCCATTTATCCTAGGTAATACCGACATGAAGTTCTTTACTGTtctcatttcattcattttttttaaataactttCAGGAGGAATGCACTACATACTCTgacaatgaagaagaagaatactcAGACATATTCTTAGGGCCTGAATGGAATACACCGAAGACGGTGCCTATCTGTGTGTCAACACACCTCAAGACTATCACTGTGATGGGATTCAAGGGATACTATGATGAGATGGCAGTGACAAAGTATTTGTTAGAGAATGGCAAAGTTCTCAATAAGGTGATCATTTATACCGGGAATTTGTTTCGTTTAAAGAAATTAGACAAGGAATTCATGATGTTTCAAATGGGTTCGAGGACTTGTCAAGTCGAATTTTTCTGAGATGCAAATTTAGTTGTTAAAACATTTGTATTGCTGAAAGTCAGTTCTGGCTGCAAGAGGGTGTCTCAAAGTTGTAAACTGCAAACATTCATGCACAATACCCCTTTGATTTAATGAAGTTTAATTGATGATTGATGGACCAATTTGGTGTGTGAAGTTAACATATCGAATGTGAAGTCTTACGATTTTGGTAGGTAAGAAAAAATCTGGAAACTCTGGACATGGTGAACCAGTTGACACTAGTTCGAAGCGGATACCTACATATGTATGGTTAATCCAACATATAAAGCATTGTCATCAGCATGCTAATCTCTAACATTCTAGCAGCGTTGCAAGTGGTAGATTGTGTGGGATTCATGACTTGACCACCGAAACTTTGATGTCTACAATTGCACACTAAATTAACAAAGAATTTAAGGGGTGTATTTAATcgaaattttaatatatttataaatcAATGGTAATCAACGTATTAAAATGAGTGTAGTATCTAATGTTCACAATACAACCAATGAACTCAACGTatctattcatttttaatatgtcTCGATAAGCTTCAATCTGAACACGTGTTGTTTCTGTGTAATAGCATGTTGCGTATGACTCTttcaaaaattataaaaaataaccatTACACTTTCTGTTTTCATTATAACGCAGTCAAATATACCATTAAATATATCTTAAATCTAGCGTCTTACAGTAGATTTGTTTTCATAGCACTAAAATATTCTTTGTTTGCACTCCAAATTCTctataaataaaatgaaaaatacagTAGTGAGGAGTGcataatgagatttttaaagtaCTAATAAGTGTAATCTATCTTAATTATAATCATTCATTTGCTCGGGGTTCATGTGTTCATAATAATTCGTCCCAAAACGTGTATAGGGAACCCCGTTGTTTGTGTGTCCATTTGCTCGGAGTGCAGAATGTGTATTGTTCAAAATGCTAATAAGTGcataatgagatttttaaaatgCTAATAAGTGAATGAACGTGGAATGACTATTCTATAGCAGAGTGTTACTAGCAAACTCCACAcatgatgatatggatgagCTTAGAAAGTTCAGACTCTTATCAAATCATTCGCTGCCACTATTGTTGTACTGCTTTATATGTTGTTGATTTCTTTACCATCtgtttggttactgagaaaTTGGGAAACGATGAATAGGAAATTCAAACCTAGCCCTTTGCATTATCTGCTATAAGTGTAATCTTTCATTTCAGTTGCTAATTCTCGGTCATGTTAGGTTGCAAAGATTTTCTCTAAAGAGTAGAATATCATATCAGTAATCAGTTCATATATAAATTAGAGAATTGTTACTAGCACTCCAAATtcctcattctacactccaaactttctatatttagaaacaaaaatactcttgtgaggagtgtagaatgagatttttggagtgctaataacacttCCCTAAATTATAAACGTTTCAAGTTTCCAAGTAACCGAGCGGATTGTAAATTAGAAGTCTTTACTTTTAATTATTGGTTTTTCATTTGACCTAATTCCAAGCCTAGTTGTGCGCCTGCTTTTGataatttgacaaaattgaATTCAGTTCTTCCAAATTACTACATCTGGGAACTGCTAACGGAGTTTCTCAAAAGATCACAGAATATGGAATCTCGTCTTAAAACACAAAGATGTAAGATATATTTTCTCTTATGTTATGTAATACCAATATCACCTCTATAATATTACGTATTCCCATTCAATTTGTTCTTTTAAAATTACCGGAAAGGATGAAGAGGTCTCGGAGCATAACATTGGAACACCCCAAAATTTGTGCCTGCTTGTTTGTTGTCATACTTTGGACCAACTATAGCATTATTTTACACTGACACAAAAATAACATGACACTAACACGATGTAAAACACGACAAAGTCTGAAGCGTTATATTCTACACGGTCACAAAAATGACACTACATTAACACGATGTACAACATGACAAAGTCAAGTAGCAATGGCTTACAAGTCACAACACATACCTTCAAAAGGATTGTCAGAGTCAAATTTTATCAACCTTGCCCTTGGGAGCCTAGAGGGTTCAAGCCTCATATCTCACTTCTTACTTTGCAGCAAAGACAGCAAGTCTTTTCTGGGTCATCTCAGAACGTTTCAGGTAATTTTCTGCACAACCCCTTTACTACCTCTACCATCTATTTGGCTACTGAGAAAAGTTTTCTCAGAAAACTGAGAAATGATTAATTGAAGATTCAAGCCTTTCTCCTATGGGTTGTTTGTTGTCAATAAAATTTCAATTGCTAATTCTATAGAACAATGTTTCCCCACGAGTttccattgaatttttttttgcttccaTCTTTTAGACAGCATTGCATTATATCTGTGACGATGATGAATAGAGtttcaattatttattttcaaatttatcCCAATTTACAGAGACAAAAATGGGTTCTCAGTCAAAGCCTCTCATGCTAGCAAAGAAGCCAACGCCACAAGTAATAGTTAAGGATAGGATCAGTCAATTGCCGGAATCAGTTCTTTGTCACATACTTTCCTTAATTCCAACAAAATATGCTGTGAGGACCAGCGTTCTCTCTAAAAGATGGAAGAAATTATGTTACCTTCAATTCCCCCTTGGGTGAGTCACGCGGTCGGGTTGCCCAAACcaacaaatatatataccaaCTTAACAAAGTAAAAGGGATAAAACCCTTCAATTTATTCAGTTTACTACCTAACATACTAGATTGTTAACAATTGAAACCACACtacttcaaagttcaaactatTAGTACATTCCATTAACTGAGGACATAGCGGGGGAAAAAATTGATCTGATTAAGTTAAAATTTTTGAAAGGTTGGGTCATGTTTTGAATGAGACCCAAACCTCAGGGTGTACTTTATAAATAGCTAAAAGATTATAAAGGGGAGGAGCAAAACGGTAAGTTTAGTAAAAGAGTGTTGGTGTATTTTATATACTCACGTTGCTCTCACATTCTCGCCaattctcaccaaccaaacacAGTCTACCGTTCGCAGCCATTAGGGTTTTACTGGGGCAGCTATCTTGGACCGTTTCAGGTACCTTTCTTTTCGTAACCCTGTAAATTCTCTATCATCTGTTTGGTTAACGAGAAATTGTAATCGTTTGTTTATCTTCTTTTAGTTCTTACAAAAGGGTGCAGTTTTGCTCGCCGGAGTAATGATAATGCCACCACCCTATTTACTATCGTgaataagtttaaattttgagatttgtgtctaTCTACCATATAGATttcgaaatttaaactcatctaatgTTGGTAAATATGGTTGTGAGCATTACCATTACTTGAATGCGGTAAGCAAAAATATTCCCCTTACAATAAGGTTCCAttcaatattttgttcttgggtCTGCTTGTTTCCGTAgaatttattttccttacctCTCTAAAAGGCGGCATTTCACGAGTACAGAGTCAGGATCTCAAAGTTTGTTGGGCGGGATTTACTTTACGAAATAATTTTCCAAAGATACCATATGTTAAGAAGAAGGTAGAAGGGAAATGATTTTCAAactccttatttgttctcctgTGCTTCCCTCCTTGTTTATGTCAATTAATTCActcttgatttattcaatcttaCAGTTATAAATAGATGGGGGTGGGGGTGACTTAACGAGCATTGCCGCTCAAAATGTGCctaacacatatatatagatagAAACTAACagtaaaaatattaaagacaatCATTAATAAACATGTAACGCAAATACAAAATAACAGTATTTGAGTAGCACCCTTCGAGTCTTTAATTCCAAGAGTTAAAATCATTAATTATCGATACTATTAATCGTCCTCCATCTCATCTTGAAGTCGATTTTTGACAATCAGCGAGTAATTGTTCTCTCATGTACAAGGGGTCGGGTAGTTTTAGTTGCGTTGTGAGATACTCAACGtaggtttttctttctttccaaagTTCAGTATGGACAGCCCTTAATGTACGTAGCTTCATCCATGGAGTAGTTATCTgagaataatgaaaataaatagacTGTCTAAGTTTCTGATCAGTAGCTAGACGGAGCGTACATTAATTAATAAAGTTCttaattttagttttgttttcatttttatcaAATATATCGTTCAGATATATAAAAGTTTAGGATCATTATCATGTATACTCTTCTGCTTCAGTTGCCAACGAACTAAAACACAAAAACGACTTGCTTATGTTTTCTTTGATATTTTGAAGTGTGAACTTCCTTAAGCACCATATCtgcaaaagtttttttttttaacgatattatatatactaaagGGAGAGatgtgagcttagcctcacaatggactagtaaTAATACGATTCAAActcgtctttggcgagaatcgaacctaagacctctcacttacaaatgaagatgaatgccactagaccgtaatactaagtggcttaTTTGCAAAAGTTATTAAATTGACCATTTTCTTTGTTGTGAAAAAAAACATCAGGGTACAAATGAGTAAAGCAAGAGTTAAAGATAGGATCAGTGGGTTGCCTGATCCAATTCTTTGCCATATGCTTTCCTTCCTGCCAACAAAATGTGCGATGAGGTGCAGCATTCTGTCTACAAGATGGAAGAACATTTGGAATTCCGTTCCGAATCTAGACTTCGAAAACAAAGATAAGTCTGAAACTGTTGGTTTTATGAATTTTGTTGACCGTATACTTAAATTTCCCGGCTCAATAGACATTCAGAAATTTCGTCTTCATTGTTCCTATGTTGGGGATTACACTCGTATCGATGGTTGGATTCGCACTGCCATTAGGCGTAAGGCTGTTGAACTTGATCTTGGTGTATCTAATACGGGCAAGACTTTGGAGTTACCCAAAAGCGTTTTCATGTGCAAAACACTGGTGGTCTTAAAAGTGAAGTCAAATGTTATTACCTACAATCCACCCACATCTGGGTGTTTCCCAAGTCTCAAGTTTCTCCATATCACAGCTGAAGGTCCCTACTGTGACTCAGTGGAAAATCTCTTATCCTGTTGCCCGGTACTTGAAGATTTGATAATAGATATAACGCTTGGTGTTCGAGGTTGCAATTTCAAGATCTCTGCTTCTGAACTAAAGAGGCTAATTATAACATTCCACCATTTATTGATTCAATTAGGTGGGGAGAAAGTCTTTATTAATGCTCcgaagcttgaaaactttgacgTTAAGGAGGATATTTTGGCCAATTATTGTTTGGAGAATGCGAAGTCCCTTGTCAAAGCCAATGTCGATCTCTATTGCTATTGTGTACATCGAGATGTAGAATTTGTAACAAATGCAACTGCACTCCTTGAAGGGATATCCAATGTCAAATATCTCTGTCTTTCGGCTCGTGTTTTGTGGGTGAGTATGCCCCAACTTTTAATACTGTTTGGTAGAGAGAGAGGAGTATAGGAAGAAAGGGGTGGTTCGAAAAGGGGAAGGAAAGATAGCTCTCTTTGTTTGTAAAGAGGAAATAAGCCATGCAGGCCTATCATTCAGTCCCTTCAACAATCTTACTTATTACTTTTACCCTGAGGTTTCCAGCTTTTCCTCATAGAATTACAAATATGGAAAGTTTCGTGCACAGCTCTTTCCATGATATTTGGAAAAGACATATTCCTGGCTTGCCGTCTTCCTGTTATCCTAGCCATTCTCTTGAAATAGTAAGCGTTTAATTATGCATCAGTTTATGTATTTATCAAAAGTTTATTTTCCATGCAGGATCATTGTCTGCCGGCTTTTGATAATTTGAGAGAGTTGAAGCTGGTTCTATATGATTCCTATAACTGGGATTTGCTCATGAAGTTGCTCGATAAATCACCTAATTTGGAACATCTTGTCTTAGAACACAAAGAAGTAAGATTTTCTTTCCACCCATGTGTCGTACTAACACGCAGCTCTTTACTATTCTCATTTCATTTATGTTTTCAGGACAAGGACTGTGTTCAACACTACTCGTTTGGACAACACTCAAATTTTAAATGTAACCTACCCTCAGAGTTTCGATGGCATACACCGGAGTATGTGCCTGCTTGTTTGACATCACACCTCAAGACTATCACCATAAGAGGATTCAAGGGATATCCGCATGAGAAGAAAGGGGCAAGGTTTTTGTTCGAGAATGGTATTGTTTTGGATAAGATGGCTATCTATAATGATTTAGGTGAGGAATTTACATTGTTCCAGAGGGGTTCGGGGACTTGTCTAGCTATTTGAATTAGGTGTGAAACGCAATCATCGTTCCATGGGGTTTGGATTGATCATTCTCTCATCGATGTTGTAAACTAGAGAAACATCTTTGTTGGTCTTTCGATGGATTATGAAGATATTTATGGAATTCCCAACTTTATATTTTTCGTTATTTCTTGTTGTAGAGCAACCTTTGTCTGACTATGAAACTCAACTAATCTATAAAGCACGGATACGGATCTAGTGATAAGATACAGTACAGTAAAACGGTAAAGCTTAAAAACTAGGACACGATAGAACATGG
Protein-coding regions in this window:
- the LOC126589972 gene encoding F-box/LRR-repeat protein At4g14103-like produces the protein MSEVGVKDRISGLPDSVLCHILSFLPTKYALRCSVLSTRWNNIWASVPNLDFENKNSSDSAGFMTFVERVLFMRDSLDIQRFRLHCSSVGDFTRIYSWVRTAIVRNVVELDLGVCKNGQTLELPKSLFMCKTLVVFKVKSNCITYKPPTSGCFPSLKFLHVIFERPDSESMEKIFTCCPVLEDLTIDVRYACTQGWKLKISAPELKTLKIALHFSNANSYCETFVNAPKLENLDLKQDILSGYYWENIKSLVKASVNLYSHGAWHYGTFISNATALLAGISNVKYLSLSAHSLNACCLPTFDNLSELKLVLHDCYHWELLTDLLSRSPNLQSLIVEHKKDEVCAADYTIQYYLTNVLYSEQRWSTPKSLPICLISHLKTITIRGFKGYPHEKKAAMFLFENGKVLDKMTIDTGLCKDFSPSQSVSRACQFELM
- the LOC126589967 gene encoding F-box/LRR-repeat protein At3g59190-like, producing MLADSETKMGSQTKSLMLNKEPMLQSIVKDRISQLPEPVLCRMLSLIPTKYAVRTSVLSKRWKNVWAFVPNIDLDDENEHFYRRNRDTNDYVRFSMFVDRVLFLHEMDIHKFRLHCSNVEDFTPIEGWIRSAIGRNAVEFDLLVKSFTNQNFKLPQSIFMYKKLVVLKVNSNCLSYVPPKSGCFRSLKFLHVTFCFLDNESAGNLFSCCPVLEDLTIHGDVGPRVLNFKISAPELKKLRIRLIDVALIGVVNNFSVSAPKLETLDVTEDVLSNYNLESSKSLVKASVNLYHRVACLHREFSNLSAKLLAGISKVKCLYLSAHSLKVCCLPAFDNLSELKLVLHNCYNWELLTELLKRSPKLEHLVLEYEGEECTTYSDNEEEEYSDIFLGPEWNTPKTVPICVSTHLKTITVMGFKGYYDEMAVTKYLLENGKVLNKVIIYTGNLFRLKKLDKEFMMFQMGSRTCQVEFF
- the LOC126589973 gene encoding F-box/LRR-repeat protein At4g14103-like, with translation MSKARVKDRISGLPDPILCHMLSFLPTKCAMRCSILSTRWKNIWNSVPNLDFENKDKSETVGFMNFVDRILKFPGSIDIQKFRLHCSYVGDYTRIDGWIRTAIRRKAVELDLGVSNTGKTLELPKSVFMCKTLVVLKVKSNVITYNPPTSGCFPSLKFLHITAEGPYCDSVENLLSCCPVLEDLIIDITLGVRGCNFKISASELKRLIITFHHLLIQLGGEKVFINAPKLENFDVKEDILANYCLENAKSLVKANVDLYCYCVHRDVEFVTNATALLEGISNVKYLCLSARVLWDHCLPAFDNLRELKLVLYDSYNWDLLMKLLDKSPNLEHLVLEHKEDKDCVQHYSFGQHSNFKCNLPSEFRWHTPEYVPACLTSHLKTITIRGFKGYPHEKKGARFLFENGIVLDKMAIYNDLGEEFTLFQRGSGTCLAI